One window from the genome of Falco peregrinus isolate bFalPer1 chromosome 15, bFalPer1.pri, whole genome shotgun sequence encodes:
- the VPS26B gene encoding vacuolar protein sorting-associated protein 26B isoform X3 — protein sequence MLLCSGCAVPHVGGSPYSGLTLQIIAEEGCCRPGTRVQAVNAVSCVVSELYYDRGNHHEFVSLVKDLARPGEFTQSQTFDFEFTHVEKPYESYTGQNVKLRYFLRATVSRRLNDVVKEMDIVVHTLSTYPELNSSIKMEVGIEDCLHIEFEYNKSKYHLKDVIVGKIYFLLVRIKIKHMEIDIIKRETTGTGPNVYHENDTIAKYEIMDGAPVRGESIPIRLFLAGYELTPTMRDINKKFSVRYYLNLVLIDEEERRYFKQQEVVLWRKGDIVRKSMSHQAAIASQRFEGTSSHTEAKTPSQPAENNGRQ from the exons ATGCTGCTGTGCTCGGGGTGTGCGGTGCCTCACGTCGGTGGCTCGCCGTACTCGGGTTTAACACTCCAAATCATTGC GGAAGAGGGATGTTGCAGACCGGGTACCAGGGTCCAGGCTGTGAACGCTGTGTCCTGCGTGGTCTCCG AACTCTACTATGACCGAGGAAACCACCATGAGTTCGTGTCTCTGGTGAAAGACCTGGCCCGTCCTGGTGAATTCACTCAATCGCAGACATTTGACTTCGAATTCACCCATGTGGAAAAACCTTACGAGTCCTACACGGGGCAGAATGTGAAGTTACG GTATTTCCTCCGAGCGACTGTCAGCCGCAGACTGAACGATGTGGTGAAGGAGATGGACATAGTTGTGCACACCCTGAGCACCTACCCAGAGCTCAACTCCTCTATTAAGATGGAGGTGGGGATTGAGGACTGCCTGCACATTGAGTTTGAGTATAACAAGTCCAA GTATCACTTAAAAGATGTGATTGTTGGAAAGATCTACTTCCTGCTGGTGCGAATCAAGATCAAACACATGGAGATAGATATCATCAAGAGAGAAACAACAGGGACCGGCCCCAACGTATATCATGAGAATGACACAATAGCTAAATACGAGATCATGGATGGGGCACCTGTGAGAG GGGAGTCCATTCCCATCAGACTCTTTCTGGCTGGCTATGAGCTGACTCCAACGATGAGGGACATCAATAAGAAGTTCTCGGTGCGTTATTACCTCAATCTGGTGCTGATTGACGAGGAAGAGAGACGCTACTTTAAGCAGCAG GAGGTCGTGCTTTGGCGGAAAGGAGACATAGTGAGGAAGAGCATGTCCCACCAAGCAGCCATCGCGTCCCAGCGGTTTGAGGGGACATCCTCGCACACCGAGGCCAAGacccccagccagcctgcagagAACAACGGCCGGCAGTGA
- the VPS26B gene encoding vacuolar protein sorting-associated protein 26B isoform X4, which produces MLQTGYQGPGCERCVLRGLREESSGWHLPLPESSEQVQYVAATGSPELYYDRGNHHEFVSLVKDLARPGEFTQSQTFDFEFTHVEKPYESYTGQNVKLRYFLRATVSRRLNDVVKEMDIVVHTLSTYPELNSSIKMEVGIEDCLHIEFEYNKSKYHLKDVIVGKIYFLLVRIKIKHMEIDIIKRETTGTGPNVYHENDTIAKYEIMDGAPVRGESIPIRLFLAGYELTPTMRDINKKFSVRYYLNLVLIDEEERRYFKQQEVVLWRKGDIVRKSMSHQAAIASQRFEGTSSHTEAKTPSQPAENNGRQ; this is translated from the exons ATGTTGCAGACCGGGTACCAGGGTCCAGGCTGTGAACGCTGTGTCCTGCGTGGTCTCCG GGAGGAGAGTTCTGGCTGGCACCTGCCTCTGCCGGAGAGCAGTGAACAAGTGCAGTACGTTGCAGCCACAGGCTCCCCTG AACTCTACTATGACCGAGGAAACCACCATGAGTTCGTGTCTCTGGTGAAAGACCTGGCCCGTCCTGGTGAATTCACTCAATCGCAGACATTTGACTTCGAATTCACCCATGTGGAAAAACCTTACGAGTCCTACACGGGGCAGAATGTGAAGTTACG GTATTTCCTCCGAGCGACTGTCAGCCGCAGACTGAACGATGTGGTGAAGGAGATGGACATAGTTGTGCACACCCTGAGCACCTACCCAGAGCTCAACTCCTCTATTAAGATGGAGGTGGGGATTGAGGACTGCCTGCACATTGAGTTTGAGTATAACAAGTCCAA GTATCACTTAAAAGATGTGATTGTTGGAAAGATCTACTTCCTGCTGGTGCGAATCAAGATCAAACACATGGAGATAGATATCATCAAGAGAGAAACAACAGGGACCGGCCCCAACGTATATCATGAGAATGACACAATAGCTAAATACGAGATCATGGATGGGGCACCTGTGAGAG GGGAGTCCATTCCCATCAGACTCTTTCTGGCTGGCTATGAGCTGACTCCAACGATGAGGGACATCAATAAGAAGTTCTCGGTGCGTTATTACCTCAATCTGGTGCTGATTGACGAGGAAGAGAGACGCTACTTTAAGCAGCAG GAGGTCGTGCTTTGGCGGAAAGGAGACATAGTGAGGAAGAGCATGTCCCACCAAGCAGCCATCGCGTCCCAGCGGTTTGAGGGGACATCCTCGCACACCGAGGCCAAGacccccagccagcctgcagagAACAACGGCCGGCAGTGA
- the VPS26B gene encoding vacuolar protein sorting-associated protein 26B isoform X5 yields MECREEGCCRPGTRVQAVNAVSCVVSELYYDRGNHHEFVSLVKDLARPGEFTQSQTFDFEFTHVEKPYESYTGQNVKLRYFLRATVSRRLNDVVKEMDIVVHTLSTYPELNSSIKMEVGIEDCLHIEFEYNKSKYHLKDVIVGKIYFLLVRIKIKHMEIDIIKRETTGTGPNVYHENDTIAKYEIMDGAPVRGESIPIRLFLAGYELTPTMRDINKKFSVRYYLNLVLIDEEERRYFKQQEVVLWRKGDIVRKSMSHQAAIASQRFEGTSSHTEAKTPSQPAENNGRQ; encoded by the exons ATGGAGTGTAG GGAAGAGGGATGTTGCAGACCGGGTACCAGGGTCCAGGCTGTGAACGCTGTGTCCTGCGTGGTCTCCG AACTCTACTATGACCGAGGAAACCACCATGAGTTCGTGTCTCTGGTGAAAGACCTGGCCCGTCCTGGTGAATTCACTCAATCGCAGACATTTGACTTCGAATTCACCCATGTGGAAAAACCTTACGAGTCCTACACGGGGCAGAATGTGAAGTTACG GTATTTCCTCCGAGCGACTGTCAGCCGCAGACTGAACGATGTGGTGAAGGAGATGGACATAGTTGTGCACACCCTGAGCACCTACCCAGAGCTCAACTCCTCTATTAAGATGGAGGTGGGGATTGAGGACTGCCTGCACATTGAGTTTGAGTATAACAAGTCCAA GTATCACTTAAAAGATGTGATTGTTGGAAAGATCTACTTCCTGCTGGTGCGAATCAAGATCAAACACATGGAGATAGATATCATCAAGAGAGAAACAACAGGGACCGGCCCCAACGTATATCATGAGAATGACACAATAGCTAAATACGAGATCATGGATGGGGCACCTGTGAGAG GGGAGTCCATTCCCATCAGACTCTTTCTGGCTGGCTATGAGCTGACTCCAACGATGAGGGACATCAATAAGAAGTTCTCGGTGCGTTATTACCTCAATCTGGTGCTGATTGACGAGGAAGAGAGACGCTACTTTAAGCAGCAG GAGGTCGTGCTTTGGCGGAAAGGAGACATAGTGAGGAAGAGCATGTCCCACCAAGCAGCCATCGCGTCCCAGCGGTTTGAGGGGACATCCTCGCACACCGAGGCCAAGacccccagccagcctgcagagAACAACGGCCGGCAGTGA